The proteins below are encoded in one region of Roseofilum casamattae BLCC-M143:
- a CDS encoding Uma2 family endonuclease, protein MVMQAEKTKTYTPEEYLEQEVNSDERHEYINGEIILMTGGTPNHNLIAGNLFATLNFSLKRQPYFAFVTDQRLWVPEKGIYTYPDVMVVQGEVQLQEGRKDTVTNPILIAEVLSKSTQGYDRGKKSQGYRTLPSLQEYLFVDQYTMHVERYYRTETNEWVLSEYDRSESVIQFNSIPGEISLVDLYDKVDFQRDSE, encoded by the coding sequence ATGGTGATGCAAGCAGAAAAAACGAAAACTTATACTCCAGAAGAGTATCTAGAGCAAGAAGTTAATAGCGACGAACGACATGAATATATTAATGGGGAGATTATTCTCATGACAGGGGGAACGCCGAATCATAACTTAATCGCTGGTAATTTGTTCGCAACGTTAAACTTTTCTCTAAAACGTCAACCCTACTTTGCCTTTGTCACCGATCAGCGCTTGTGGGTTCCAGAAAAAGGAATCTACACTTACCCTGATGTGATGGTTGTTCAAGGAGAAGTGCAATTGCAAGAAGGACGTAAAGATACCGTTACCAATCCAATCCTAATTGCAGAAGTGTTATCGAAGTCTACTCAGGGATACGATCGCGGCAAAAAGTCCCAAGGATATCGCACTCTTCCTAGTTTACAAGAATATCTGTTCGTCGATCAATACACGATGCATGTGGAGCGATATTATCGAACTGAAACCAATGAATGGGTGTTATCAGAATACGATCGGTCAGAATCTGTCATTCAGTTTAATAGTATTCCGGGCGA
- a CDS encoding glycosyltransferase family 4 protein, producing MKIALFTETFLPKIDGIVTRLTQTVDRLQRSGDQVTIFCPEGGLTEYKEAKINGVSGLPLPWYPELKMAFPRPAIGEAIADLNPDLIHVANPAILGLAGLYYGKKYDIPLVASYHTHLPQYLQHYGLGMLEPLLWELLKGAHNQADLNLCTSSVMVQELIDHGIERVDLWQRGVDTDLFHPSLASREMRDRLSQGHPDSPLLLYVGRLGAEKEIERIKPVLESIPDARLALVGDGPNREALEEHFAGTATHFVGYLRGETLASAFASADAFIFPSTTETLGLVLLEAMAAGCPVVAAGTGGIVDIVTDGVNGYLFDPTDENGAIKATQTLLDNQTERETLRENARQEAERWGWQAATDQLRRYYQGVLNARQPLAA from the coding sequence ATGAAAATAGCTCTGTTTACAGAAACTTTTTTACCTAAAATTGACGGCATTGTGACTCGTCTGACGCAAACGGTCGATCGTTTGCAACGCTCGGGAGACCAAGTCACCATTTTCTGTCCGGAAGGTGGACTGACGGAATATAAGGAAGCAAAAATTAATGGGGTGTCGGGGTTGCCTTTGCCTTGGTATCCGGAGTTAAAGATGGCGTTTCCGCGACCGGCGATCGGCGAGGCGATCGCCGATCTCAATCCCGATTTAATTCACGTCGCTAATCCTGCTATCTTAGGTTTGGCGGGACTGTATTATGGCAAAAAATACGACATTCCCTTGGTCGCTTCTTACCATACTCATTTGCCTCAATACTTACAGCATTATGGGTTAGGAATGTTAGAACCATTATTGTGGGAATTACTGAAGGGAGCGCATAACCAAGCCGATCTCAATTTGTGTACTTCCAGCGTGATGGTACAAGAGTTAATCGACCACGGCATCGAGCGCGTGGATTTGTGGCAGCGAGGGGTGGATACCGATTTGTTTCATCCCAGTTTAGCCTCTCGGGAGATGCGCGATCGCCTTTCTCAGGGGCATCCGGACAGTCCCCTCCTCCTCTATGTCGGTCGCTTGGGTGCAGAAAAGGAGATCGAGCGAATTAAGCCCGTGCTCGAAAGTATACCCGATGCGCGGTTAGCTTTGGTCGGCGACGGGCCGAACCGAGAAGCTCTGGAGGAACATTTTGCCGGAACGGCTACCCATTTTGTCGGATATCTGCGCGGAGAAACCTTGGCTTCTGCCTTTGCTTCGGCCGATGCCTTTATTTTTCCATCAACGACGGAAACTCTCGGGTTAGTCTTGCTCGAAGCTATGGCAGCAGGATGTCCGGTGGTTGCTGCCGGAACTGGAGGTATCGTTGATATTGTCACCGATGGGGTGAATGGCTATCTCTTCGACCCCACGGATGAGAATGGGGCCATTAAGGCAACCCAAACGCTGCTCGATAACCAAACCGAACGGGAAACCTTGCGAGAGAACGCTCGCCAAGAAGCCGAACGTTGGGGTTGGCAAGCTGCCACAGACCAACTGCGTCGGTACTATCAAGGGGTGTTGAATGCTCGCCAACCTTTGGCAGCTTAA